Proteins from one Anopheles nili chromosome 2, idAnoNiliSN_F5_01, whole genome shotgun sequence genomic window:
- the LOC128722408 gene encoding uncharacterized protein LOC128722408 has product MSVITQLRKEQQQRNALQVKKFNDAWNIQQTAEPETLVSVAAEEPTDRPSFVTGAPKQIQHVEHAFVRDERPGPSKTLGTYSQYSGSLPAANNIECRTGTQKGTQAGEMDSEMYSRAVATSLTTTRNVSEKRERSRERSRTRHSRRYSRSRSRSPPRRRRRRSPARSRRRSRSYSRSRSSSRNSERSHSQSSRDSRDGSRQRSRTRRSRRTDETTMIKTMVATIMQVMNPTLALVNNASISSTTKEAHIQHLTSNRTLPKTLTPNRTPPEIISMDSSVQLAEDVCSKYDVSTELFLEGKLNFSDFLALKPSSAQQSTSIIPNVSKRINEAILVLQEQDAKKPSARFLYVPPTYYDEKKNEEIHRSPLIWNSENVLYSFTSHSKEVQRCQPFRNVNSKLKDMIYKLGLDEGVLSQQLEQIVYRTAANDGANTSRGSFSRIQAITTLPPKPGSKKVRHMIERAVQTEGYACMGCIAKAKKTFVSRITQTRPSPARTDANVQTDGLPPTAPFISLEHFTPLQAETIQVIVHFIRARQLSGSLESIEHALRWDPTATTIMSPVIQQNAQKLLAQVRTQQHQAYGSTPMARLPVLDPQPPQQYAIQRDPRMNSMSSAIRSSSANSAQVIVPACFTNPQPVSKHAKKKLKEKQKQHHW; this is encoded by the exons ATGTCTGTCATTACTCAATTGCGAAaagaacagcagcaacgaaacGCGCTACAGGTGAAAAAGTTCAACGACGCATGGAACATCCAGCAAACGGCAGAGCCAGAGACGCTTGTAAGTGTCGCGGCAGAGGAACCAACGGACAGACCCTCTTTTGTTACCGGTGCACCCAAGCAGATCCAACATGTTGAGCATGCTTTCGTACGAGATGAGCGTCCTGGTCCGAGTAAGACTTTAGGGACGTATTCTCAGTATTCCGGCTCTCTACCGGCTGCAAATAACATCGAATGTCGAACGGGCacacaaaaaggcacacaagcTGGAGAGATGGATAGCGAAATGTACTCGAGGGCGGTGGCAACAAGCTTAACTACAACGCGCAATGTCTCCGAAAAACGGGAACGTTCTCGTGAACGTTCGCGTACCCGGCATTCTAGACGTTATTCGCGTAGTCGTTCAAGAAGCCCGCCTCGACGACGTAGACGGCGGAGCCCTGCCAGAAGTCGCCGCCGAAGCAGATCCTATTCTCGTTCGCGATCATCTTCTCGAAATTCAGAGCGATCGCACTCTCAAAGCTCACGTGATTCTCGTGACGGATCCCGGCAAAGATCCCGTACCCGTCGTAGCCGCAGGACGGATGAAACGACAATGATAAAGACCATGGTGGCCACGATAATGCAAGTAATGAACCCAACATTGGCCTTAGTTAATAACGCATCGATTTCTTCCACGACCAAAGAGGCCCATATTCAACATTTAACTAGCAACCGTACATTGCCAAAGACATTAACGCCTAATCGAACTCCTCCCGAAATTATTTCAATGGATTCGTCAGTCCAACTCGCAGAAGATGTATGCTCCAAGTATGACGTTTCCACAGAA CTATTTTTGGAAGGCAAATTGAACTTCAGCGATTTTCTTGCATTGAAGCCATCATCAGCGCAGCAATCGACTTCGATCATCCCAAATG TGTCGAAGCGCATAAACGAAGCTATCCTAGTCCTGCAAGAGCAAGATGCGAAGAAACCATCAGCACGGTTCTTGTATGTGCCGCCTACATACTACGATGAAAAGAAGAACGAAGAAATCCATCGTTCACCGTTAATCTGGAATTCGGAGAATGTGTTATACAGCTTCACGTCCCACTCGAAGGAAGTCCAACGATGCCAACCATTTCGAAATGTTAACAGTAAATTGAAGGACATGATTTACAAGCTCGGTCTGGATGAGGGAGTCCTATCGCAACAACTTGAACAAATCGTCTATCGAACCGCCGCAAATGATGGTGCAAATACTTCACGTGGTTCATTTTCTCGCATCCAAGCCATTACCACGCTGCCTCCGAAGCCTGGGAGTAAAAAAGTACGACACATGATTGAAAGGGCCGTACAAACGGAGGGATACGCCTGCATGGGATGCATTgcgaaagcaaagaaaacgtTTGTTTCTAGAATCACGCAAACAAGACCGAGTCCCGCTCGTACGGATGCGAACGTTCAAACAGATGGTCTGCCACCAACTGCCCCGTTCATCTCGCTGGAACATTTTACTCCTCTCCAGGCCGAGACGATTCAAGTAATCGTGCATTTCATCAGAGCCCGCCAGTTGTCTGGATCGTTGGAAAGTATCGAACATGCATTGCGGTGGGACCCGACGGCGACGACCATTATGAGTCCGGTCATACAACAAAACGCCCAAAAACTCTTGGCGCAAGTGAGAACCCAGCAACATCAAGCCTATGGTTCAACCCCTATGGCACGGTTGCCTGTATTGGACCCGCAACCACCTCAGCAGTATGCGATACAACGGGATCCTCGTATGAACTCAATGAGTAGTGCTATACGTAGTTCAAGTGCCAATTCAGCGCAAGTAATAGTACCCGCTTGCTTCACTAACCCGCAACCAGTATCAAAACACGCTAAGAAAAAgttgaaagaaaagcaaaaacagcaccatTGGTAA